The segment CCCCGGGGGACCAGCAGAACATGGCCTTTATGGGGACGATTGTCGTAAACGGAAGGGCAAAGGGTGTTGTTGTGGCAACCGGTTCCAAAACCATCCTCGGCAATATTGCCCAGGAGGTAAAAGCCAAGGGTATTACCAAGACACCCATCCAGAAAAAAATTGAGCATTTTTCAAAGGCCATCGGGTTTGTCGTCCTTTCTTCTGCCGTACTGCTTTTCCTGCTCGGCATATTTATTGGTGTAGATATCAAGGATATGTTTATGACTGTGGTTGCAGCCTCCGTGGCAGCGATACCGGAAGGGCTGCCTATCGTAGTAACGATAGCTATGGCAATCGGGGTTACCAGGATGGCAAGGCAGAATGCCATACTCAGAAAACTTCCTGCTGCTGAAACCCTTGGCAGCGCTACGGTTATCTGTTCCGATAAGACCGGAACCCTTACCAAAAATGAGATGACGGTCAAGCTCGTCTACGACGGAAAACATACCTATGAAGTAGAAGGAAGCGGTTATGAACCGGAAGGCAAGATACTTTTAGAAGGGATGTCTGTAGAAAAGGCAGAAAAGAAGTCACTCTTTCAGGTTTTGCGGATAGGACTACTCTGCAATGAGTCCGATGTTTATGGAGAAGACGGAAGGTACAAGGTCGATGGTGATCCCACAGAGGCGGCCCTTATTGTCTCGGCAAGGAAGGCCGGTCTTGACCCGGAGGAAGAAAAAAACCATTATCCTGAAATGGCAATTGTACCGTTTGAATCCGAACGCCAATACATGGCAACCCTCCATAAGTACAGGGGAAAAAAGTCGGTATTCGTGACAGAAGAAGGGTCCGGTCAATATGCTGGATACATACCAGATATGCACCGGGACAGAAAACTCGTCTTTGTCAAGGGAGCACCCGAACGGGTGCTTGATATGTGCACCACCCTTATGTCAGGTGATACTCTTGATAAAAAAGCTATTCTCCATGTGGCCGATGCCTTTGCAAAGGAAGGGTTACGGGTCCTTGCCCTGGCCTACAAGGATGTCCCCCCCGATACGGACGAGATTACGCATCATGATGTAGAATCAAACCTTGTCTTTGCCGGATTACAGGGGATGATGGACCCTCCCCGGCAGGAGGTTCTGGAGGCTATCAAAGGGTGCCACAAGGCGGGTATACGGGTTAACATGATAACCGGGGACCATGCCGTTACCGCAAAGGCCATTGCAAAAATGCTCAAAATCACCGGTGAAGGTGAAGAAATTATCACAGGCAAAGAACTTGACGGGATGGACGACGCAACACTTTTTGAGAAGGTTAAGACCGTCTCGGTATATGCAAGGGTTTCTCCGGAACATAAGTTGAGAATCGTGCAGCAGTTAAAAAAGCACGGCGAGATCGTGGCAGTAACGGGTGATGGCGTCAACGACGCCCCTGCCCTCAAGGAGGCCCATCTGGGTATTGCTATGGGGAAGACAGGGACGGACGTAACCAGGGAAGCGGCAGATATGGTGCTTGCCGATGATAATTTTGCAAGCATATTTAATGCGGTAAGGGAAGGCAGGGTATTATTTGACAATATACGGAAGGTTACCTTTTTTCTTTTACCGAACGGAGTCGCTGCAATCCTGGCGATCATTACCACCCTTTTTCTCGGTATACCAATACCGTATCTTCCCACGCAGTTGCTGTGGATAAACGTCGTCACAAACGGCTTGCAGGATGTTGCGCTGGCCTTTGAACCTGAAGAAAAAGGGGTTATAGACCGGCCACCCAGGAATCCCAAAGAAGGTATTCTGTCCCGCCTTTTGATAGAAAGAACTGTTCTGGTAGGTTTTGTTATCGCTATTGGCGTCATGTATAATTATATGTCTGCATTATTTCTTGAAGAGGTTTCACTGGAAAAAGCAAGAACGACTGCGATGACAACGGTAGTCTTTTTCCAGTTCTTTCAGGCATGGAATTCCCGGTCAGCACTTACCTCTATTTTCAGAATGAATCCTTTTGGTAATTTGTTTCTCTTCTACAGTTTAATTGCAGCCCTTTTTGCCCAGATTGCGGTACTGTATGCACCTCCCCTCCAATTTGTCTTTCAAACAGAACCGCTTACCGCAAAGGAATGGATACATATATTAATAGCAAGTTCGACGATTGTTGCCATTATTGAGATCGATAAATGGATAAGAAGAATACAAAGAAGAAAAAAGGTTGCAAATCAGGTTTCTTCAATACCATCAACAGTAAGATAAATAACAGGGAATTTTTCATTTAAGTTGTTACCACTACTGCATGAAAGGCCTGGAAAAATTAGATGCACTGGTATAAGCTCCATAAGAATGAACTCATTCAAAAACTTGAAACTTCGGAAGAAGGGCTGTCCGAGGCAGAAGCAAGAGCACGTTTGCAGCAATACGGCCCCAACAAACTTGCCGAGGAAGAGGCTATAAGCAGGCTCAGGGTCTTTCTCCATCAGTTTACCAACCCCTTAATCTACATCCTTATTGTAGCTGCGGTTATAACGTTCCTGTTACAGGAATTTATCGACACCATCGTAATTATGGCTGTGGTAACGATAAATGCCGTCATCGGTTATACCCAGGAGTTCAAGGCGGAACAAAGCGTAAAAGCACTCAGGAAGATGATGGTCTTGAAGGCAAGGGTGCTGAGGGATTCCAAAGAAAAGGAGATATCCGGAGAAATGCTTGTACCCGGCGATGTGGTTCTCCTTGCATCGGGTACCAAGGTGCCGGCAGATATACGGCTTATAAAAACGGTAGAATTAAGGGTAGAAGAGGCCATGCTTACCGGTGAATCGATCCCTGCTGAAAAGAACACATTGCCCATGAAAGATGAGAATTTAACCCCTGGAGACCAGCAGAACATGGCCTTTATGGGGACTATTGTCGTAAACGGTAGGGCAAAAGGTGTTGTTGTGGCAACCGGTTCCAAAACCATCCTCGGCAATATTGCCCAGGAGGTGAAAGCCAAGGGTATTACCAAGACACCCATCCAGAGAAAAATAGAGCGTTTTTCGAAGGCCATCGGGTTTGTCGTCCTCTCGTCTGCCGTACTGCTTTTCCTGCTCGGCATATTTATTGGCGTGAGTATCAAGGATATGTTTCTGACTGTGGTTGCTGCCTCCGTGGCAGCGATACCGGAAGGGTTGCCTATCGTGGTAACGATAGCCATGGCAATCGGGGTTACGAGAATGGCAAGGCAGAATGCCATCATCAGAAAACTTCCCGCTGCTGAAACCCTTGGCAGCGCTACGGTTATCTGTTCCGATAAGACCGGAACCCTTACCAAAAATGAGATGACGGTCAAGCTCGTCTACGACGGAAAACATACCTATGAAGTAGAAGGAAGCGGTTATGAACCGGAAGGCAAGATACTTTTGGAAGGGATGCCCATTGAGACTCCGGAAAAGAAGGCGCTACTTCAGGTCCTGCGGATAGGACTGCTCTGTAATGAGTCCGATGTTTATGAAGAAGACGGCCAGTATAAGGTCGATGGCGACCCGACAGAGGCAGCCCTTATTGTCTCGGCAAGGAAGGCCGGTCTTGATCCGGAGGAAGAAGGCAACCATTATCAGGAAGTTGCAATCGTGCCGTTTGAATCCGAACGCCAATACATGGCAACCCTCCATAAGTACAGGGGAAAAAAGTCGGTATTCGTGACAGAAGAAGGGGCCAGTCAATATGCCGGATACATTCCGGATATCCACAGAGAGAGAAAGATTGTCTTCGTCAAAGGTGCGCCCGAACGGGTACTTGATATGTGCACGACCCTTATATCAGGCGATACTCTTGATAAAAAAGCTATTCTCCATGTGGCCGATGCCTTTGCAAAGGAAGGTTTACGGGTCCTTGCCCTGGCCTACAAGGATGTCCCCCCCGATACGGACGAGATTACGCATCATGATGTAGAATCAAACCTTGTCTTTGCCGGATTACAGGGGATGATGGACCCTCCCCGGCAGGAGGTTCTGGAGGCTATCAAAGGGTGCCACAAGGCAGGTATACGGGTTAACATGATAACCGGGGACCATGCCGTTACCGCAAAGGCCATTGCAAAAATGCTCAATATCACCGGTGAAAGTGAAGAAATTATTACCGGTAAGGAACTCGACGTAATGGACGACACAACACTTTTTGAGAAGGTTAAGACCGTCTCGGTGTATGCAAGGGTTTCTCCGGAACATAAGTTGAGAATCGTGCAGCAGTTAAAAAAGCACGGCGAGATCGTGGCGGTAACGGGTGATGGCGTCAACGACGCCCCTGCCCTCAAGGAGGCGCATCTGGGTATTGCTATGGGGAAGACAGGGACTGACGTAACCAGGGAAGCGGCTGATATGGTGCTTGCCGATGATAATTTTGCAAGTATATTTAATGCGGTAAGGGAAGGCAGGGTATTATTTGACAATATACGGAAGGTCATCTTCTTCCTTTTACCGAACGGAGTCGCTGCAATCCTGGCGATCATTACCACCCTTTTCCTCGGTATACCAATACCGTACCTGCCCACGCAGCTTCTGTGGATAAACGTCGTCACAAACGGCTTGCAGGATGTTGCGCTGGCCTTTGAGCCAGAGGAAAGAGGGGTTATTGATAAGCCACCACGTGATCCCAAAGAAGGTATTCTGTCCCGCCTTTTGATAGAAAGAACTATCCTGGTAGGTTTCGTTATCGCTACAGGCGCCATGTATAATTATATGTCTGCATTAAACGAAGGGGTATCGCTGGAAAAGGCAAGGACGACTGCGATGACAACGGTAGTCTTTTTCCAGTTCTTTCAGGCATGGAATGCCCGGTCTGAGCTTACCTCTGTCTTTAGAATTAATCCATTTAGCAATTTATTCCTGTTTTACAGCATAGTAGCAGCCTTTTTTGCCCAACTTGCAGTATTGTATGTGCCGTTTCTTCAATTTGTTTTTCAAACAGAGCCACTTACCACAACGGAATGGATGCATATTGGAATAGCAAGTTCGACAATTGTTGCTATTATCGAGACCGATAAATGGATAAGAAGAAGAACAAGAGAAAAAAGAAGAGAGGCATTCACGATAAATTTCAACGCAAGGAAAATGCTTCTGCCGGCAGTTTATACCTTTATTGTGTTATGGATTGCTTATTCATTTATCAGAGCCAGAAAAACAGATGAGATTGTTTTCAGCATAGGTGCCGGTACCGAAGAGATTAACGTAATAAGAAATCTTATCAGCAATTTTGAAAATGAAAATCCCGGGATAAAAGTCAAATTAAATGTCCTTCCGTCACCTACTGATCAGCAACATCATTATTACCTAACGACTTTGGGTGCAAAGACACGGGAAATCGACGTACTAAGAATCGATACGATCTGGATTGCAGAATTTGCATCGGCAGGATGGTTAGAACCACTCGATAATCTGATACAGGCAAGAGAGCGTACTGCTTTTATTCCGATAACAAGGAAAACCAATACCTTTCGCAATAACCTTTATGCTATTCCCTGGAATGCCAATATCGGACTGCTTTATTACAGGAAAGATTTACTTGATAAACATAACCTTTCCCCGCCGGATACCTGGGAAGAGCTTATAGATACTCATAGAAAAATTGTTGCCGTTGAGTCCATATACGGTTATATCTGGCAGGGAAAACAGTATGAAGGACTGGTTTGTAATTTTATTGAGTTTATCGGAAGCAACAACGGGAAAATTATTGATGAGGAAGGAAGGATAGTCGTTAATTCACCACAAAATAAGGAAGCCATGGATCTCATGCACGACTTAATATGGAAGTATCAGATATCACCGCCCAATACCCACAGTGAACTTATGGAAGAACCTTCAAGACATCTCTTTCAGCAAGGAATGGGCCTTTTCCTGAGAAACTGGACTTATGTATGGGATTTGACCCAAAGAGACCCTTCCATGCGAGATAAGGTAGGGGTAACCCGGTTGCCAAGGTTCACGGATGCAAAATCAACATCAGTATATGCGGGCTGGCACCTTGCCATAAATACTCATTCAATCAAAAAAGAACAAGCCTGGCAGCTCATTCACTTCCTGACTTCACGCCGGGTGCAAAAGGAGCTTGCATCAGCATTATCATGGGCACCGACACGAACCGCATTATACAAAAATCCAAGACTGCTCCGGAAACTACCTTTTCTACCTATCGTACACGAAGCGTTTGAAGATATTCAGATACGGCCTAACCTTCCTTATTACCAATGGATCAGCGCTACCATACAAAGAAACGTAAACAGGGCATTATCTACCCGTCTAAGCAGCGGGGAAGCCTTACAGAATATTCAGACAGAATTAGAACGTATCCAGCATGAATTTACAAAAGAATAAACTTCCTTACCTGTTCCTGTTGCCCGGCTTACTGCTTGTACTGGCGTTTAGTTTTATTCCTTTTCTCACTACGGTGATAACTTCCTTTCAGGATGAAAAACTCATCCTTCCACAGGAAAGGTTTACAGGAATTCACAATTATCAGCAAATTCTGACCAATGTACATTTTTGGTACTCACTTGCAATTACTATCGTGTATGCCTGCGTCTCAATATTCTTCGAGGCTATTCTGGGGTTATGCCTGGGACTAACGATGAATCGCCTGACACCCAAAAGCAGTTTTTTAAGGATACTTATTCTTATTCCATGGACAATCCCCACCGTAGTAACCGCCAAAATATGGCAGTGGATGTTTGATTATAATCTGGGCATTATCAATTATGTACTGGAAACCCTGATGATTGGAAGGGTAAACTGGCTCGGAGAACCTTTTCTTGCCCTTTTATCTATTGTGGTCGCCGACGTATGGAAAACATCGCCCTTTGTTGCAATTATCGTTTTAGCTGGCCTTTCTGCAATACCCCGGGATATTTACAAGGCTGCTACTGTTGACGGTGCGAACAGCTGGCAGCAATTCCGTTTTATGACATTTCCACTCCTGCTCCCAATATTAGGCGTTGCCATTCTCTTCAGAGCTATTGATGCCCTCAGGATATTTGACCTGGTTTATGTACTTACCGGCGGTGGACCAGGAGGAGCAACAGAGACCCTGTCGGTTTATGCTTATAAATTGTTTTTTTACAAAGGTGATTTTGGACAAGGAGCAGCTACATCGGTAATCGTTTTGCTTCTGGTTGCAGGATTTGGCTATTTCTATACAAAAAAATCTTTTGCATAACGATACATCAGAAAAATTATTTTAAATCTCTCTTGGAGAAAGAAAGAAACCCTTATATAATAAATCCGATTCTTTTCTTCGCTCAGAATCATTTGCCTGTTATGATTTTCGAGAATTTGCAGGCATGGACAGACCGTTGTGTCAAGGCATCCACCGCTTTTTTCTCTTTGAACTTGTTTATGACTGAATACTACCATACTTAAAGGGTTGAATTATGGGAGACTTTTTCCAAAACGGAGAGATTACCACTCTTCACAAATTTAATACTGCCTCTTTGGAAAAAATCGAACAGGAGATTGAACAGTATGCCAGGTTAAGACAAATAGCGCTTGTTTTGCCAACTACACCGGCGGAAATGAACGGGCCCGCCCTCCCCGGAATTATCAATAAATTAAAAGATGTTAAGTATCTTAACCAGATTGTCATTACTTTGGGCAAATTTACTGATGCCGATTTTTGTCAGGCGAAAGAATTCTTTTCAATACTTCCTCAGGAAACAAAATTAATCTGGAACGACGGGAAAAATATTCAAAACCTCTATAACCTCCTTACAGAAGAAAAGATATCGGCAGGTGCCGACGGTAAAGGACGATCCGCATGGCTTGCTTATGGGTATGTACTGGCTACCGAAAAATCTAAAATCATCGCCCTCCATGATTGTGACATCGTAAATTACGACCGGGAACTTTTAGCACGATTATGCTACCCTGTTGTTAATCCAAATCTGGATTTCGAGTTTTGCAAGGGATATTACCAACGCATAACAGACCGCATGCACGGACGGGTAACAAGGCTTTTTGTAACTCCCTTTATCAGGTCACTGAGAAAAACAATAGGACCTATTGACTTTATTGAATATCTGGACAGCTTCCGCTATGCCCTGTCAGGAGAATTCTCCATGGTAGCAGACCTCGCCAGGATTAACAGAATTCCCGGTGATTGGGGGCTTGAGGTGGGCGTTTTGGCAGAAATATACAGAAATTGTTCAAAACGGCGGATATGTCAGGTCGATTTATGTGAAACGTATGAGCATAAACATCAGCCTTTATCTGATGAAGATCCTCGTACAGGGTTAACAAAAATGAGTATTGATATTGCCAAATCGATTTATAAAAATCTCGCAAGCATGGGTATTGTGTTCTCAAATGAATACTTTAAGACCCTCAAGGCAATTTACCAGAGGACAGCACATGAATTTATAGAAAAATATAATCACGACTCAACCATTAACGGACTCTATTTCGACCGACACCAGGAAATGAAGGCCGTCGACGCCTTTACTAAAAGCATTGGTATCGCAGGAGAACAATTTCTGGAAGACCCATCCGGCATCCCCTTTATCCCTAACTGGAACCGGATTACCTCTGCGATTCCTGATT is part of the Candidatus Jettenia sp. AMX2 genome and harbors:
- a CDS encoding HAD-IC family P-type ATPase codes for the protein MNWYKLNKNELIQKLGTSEEGLSGEEAKARLQQYGPNKLAEEEAISRFRVFLHQFTNPLIYILIVAAVVTSLLQEYIETIVIMAVVMINAVIGYTQEFKAEQSVKALKKMMVLKARVLRDSKEKEMSSEMLVPGDVVLLASGTKVPADIRLIKTVELRVEEAMLTGESIPAEKNAQPLNEDNLTPGDQQNMAFMGTIVVNGRAKGVVVATGSKTILGNIAQEVKAKGITKTPIQKKIEHFSKAIGFVVLSSAVLLFLLGIFIGVDIKDMFMTVVAASVAAIPEGLPIVVTIAMAIGVTRMARQNAILRKLPAAETLGSATVICSDKTGTLTKNEMTVKLVYDGKHTYEVEGSGYEPEGKILLEGMSVEKAEKKSLFQVLRIGLLCNESDVYGEDGRYKVDGDPTEAALIVSARKAGLDPEEEKNHYPEMAIVPFESERQYMATLHKYRGKKSVFVTEEGSGQYAGYIPDMHRDRKLVFVKGAPERVLDMCTTLMSGDTLDKKAILHVADAFAKEGLRVLALAYKDVPPDTDEITHHDVESNLVFAGLQGMMDPPRQEVLEAIKGCHKAGIRVNMITGDHAVTAKAIAKMLKITGEGEEIITGKELDGMDDATLFEKVKTVSVYARVSPEHKLRIVQQLKKHGEIVAVTGDGVNDAPALKEAHLGIAMGKTGTDVTREAADMVLADDNFASIFNAVREGRVLFDNIRKVTFFLLPNGVAAILAIITTLFLGIPIPYLPTQLLWINVVTNGLQDVALAFEPEEKGVIDRPPRNPKEGILSRLLIERTVLVGFVIAIGVMYNYMSALFLEEVSLEKARTTAMTTVVFFQFFQAWNSRSALTSIFRMNPFGNLFLFYSLIAALFAQIAVLYAPPLQFVFQTEPLTAKEWIHILIASSTIVAIIEIDKWIRRIQRRKKVANQVSSIPSTVR
- a CDS encoding sugar ABC transporter permease, giving the protein MNLQKNKLPYLFLLPGLLLVLAFSFIPFLTTVITSFQDEKLILPQERFTGIHNYQQILTNVHFWYSLAITIVYACVSIFFEAILGLCLGLTMNRLTPKSSFLRILILIPWTIPTVVTAKIWQWMFDYNLGIINYVLETLMIGRVNWLGEPFLALLSIVVADVWKTSPFVAIIVLAGLSAIPRDIYKAATVDGANSWQQFRFMTFPLLLPILGVAILFRAIDALRIFDLVYVLTGGGPGGATETLSVYAYKLFFYKGDFGQGAATSVIVLLLVAGFGYFYTKKSFA
- a CDS encoding HAD-IC family P-type ATPase; the encoded protein is MHWYKLHKNELIQKLETSEEGLSEAEARARLQQYGPNKLAEEEAISRLRVFLHQFTNPLIYILIVAAVITFLLQEFIDTIVIMAVVTINAVIGYTQEFKAEQSVKALRKMMVLKARVLRDSKEKEISGEMLVPGDVVLLASGTKVPADIRLIKTVELRVEEAMLTGESIPAEKNTLPMKDENLTPGDQQNMAFMGTIVVNGRAKGVVVATGSKTILGNIAQEVKAKGITKTPIQRKIERFSKAIGFVVLSSAVLLFLLGIFIGVSIKDMFLTVVAASVAAIPEGLPIVVTIAMAIGVTRMARQNAIIRKLPAAETLGSATVICSDKTGTLTKNEMTVKLVYDGKHTYEVEGSGYEPEGKILLEGMPIETPEKKALLQVLRIGLLCNESDVYEEDGQYKVDGDPTEAALIVSARKAGLDPEEEGNHYQEVAIVPFESERQYMATLHKYRGKKSVFVTEEGASQYAGYIPDIHRERKIVFVKGAPERVLDMCTTLISGDTLDKKAILHVADAFAKEGLRVLALAYKDVPPDTDEITHHDVESNLVFAGLQGMMDPPRQEVLEAIKGCHKAGIRVNMITGDHAVTAKAIAKMLNITGESEEIITGKELDVMDDTTLFEKVKTVSVYARVSPEHKLRIVQQLKKHGEIVAVTGDGVNDAPALKEAHLGIAMGKTGTDVTREAADMVLADDNFASIFNAVREGRVLFDNIRKVIFFLLPNGVAAILAIITTLFLGIPIPYLPTQLLWINVVTNGLQDVALAFEPEERGVIDKPPRDPKEGILSRLLIERTILVGFVIATGAMYNYMSALNEGVSLEKARTTAMTTVVFFQFFQAWNARSELTSVFRINPFSNLFLFYSIVAAFFAQLAVLYVPFLQFVFQTEPLTTTEWMHIGIASSTIVAIIETDKWIRRRTREKRREAFTINFNARKMLLPAVYTFIVLWIAYSFIRARKTDEIVFSIGAGTEEINVIRNLISNFENENPGIKVKLNVLPSPTDQQHHYYLTTLGAKTREIDVLRIDTIWIAEFASAGWLEPLDNLIQARERTAFIPITRKTNTFRNNLYAIPWNANIGLLYYRKDLLDKHNLSPPDTWEELIDTHRKIVAVESIYGYIWQGKQYEGLVCNFIEFIGSNNGKIIDEEGRIVVNSPQNKEAMDLMHDLIWKYQISPPNTHSELMEEPSRHLFQQGMGLFLRNWTYVWDLTQRDPSMRDKVGVTRLPRFTDAKSTSVYAGWHLAINTHSIKKEQAWQLIHFLTSRRVQKELASALSWAPTRTALYKNPRLLRKLPFLPIVHEAFEDIQIRPNLPYYQWISATIQRNVNRALSTRLSSGEALQNIQTELERIQHEFTKE